CGTCGGCCTCGCGCACGATGTTCTGCAAAAAATTCAGGGAATACTTGCTTTGGGTGTCGGCCGAGCTTTTCACGGAAACGCTTTTCCCGTTCGACTGGTCGCTGCGCATAGTTCCCTGGCTGCCCTTCGCCTCGATTGAAAGCTTGCCTTTTTTCACGTTTATGACGGCTGCGCTGCCGAACAAGGCAGCGTCTTTCAGGACTTCCCTGAAAATGCGCGCATTGATCTCGATGTGCGAGTCGAAGCCCACCTGCGGAACCTTCGGCTCTTCCTCGGAAACGTCTATGAGCGGCAGGCTGAATTTTCTCACCAGGTCGCCTTCAAAGGTCAAAGCCATCTCGTTTTCCGTAAGGTCGAGAACCATCCTGTCGCCGGGCAGTGCGCGCAGCATTATTTTGGACAGCTCGGAAATGTCGACTCCTGCAAAAGCCGGCTCGACAGCATACCTGTCAAAAATCTTTTTGTCAAGGAAAAGGTCGACCAGCACAATCTGGCTTGGGTCGATTGCCCTGAACAAAACGCCCTTGTCGGAAAAATGGAAATTGCCCTCCGAAATGAACGATGAAATCGCCTGCACCGCCTTCTGCCACGAATCAAGCTTTTTGAGTTCAATCGCCATTCAAGTCAGAGATAAGTAAAGCAAAATATTGTTTAAATTGTTTTGCTGGCAACCATCTGCATGAAATCAGGCGTTTTCGCGTTTTTTATGCTGATGCTGGCACTTTCGGCATGCGTTGCGCCCGCCCAAAACAAATCAACAGCCGCAGGCGCCTGCCTTGAAAACGGGAAATGCATTGACATCAGGATTGCGGATTCCGCTCAGGAACGGGAGCAGGGCTTGATGTTCGAAAAAAGCCTGCCGGAAAGCGGAGGCATGCTGTTCGTTTTCGAAAACGAAGGCCCGCACGCTTTCTGGATGAAAAACACGCTGATTCCCCTTGACATCATCTGGCTTGACACAGAAGGCAAAATAGTTTTCATGAGAGAAAACGCTTTGCCGTGCAGGGAAGAGCCATGTGAAACATTTTTCCCGGACGCAAACGCCAGGTTCGTTCTGGAAACCAATTCAGGCTTTGCGGAAAAAAACGGCCTGGAAAAAGGGCGGAAAATTTCAATCAGCATTGGCTGAGCCCTGCGCTTTCAGGCACGCGCCTATCGCGGTTGCGATTCCTGCGTTTTTAGGAAAAACCAGATTTTTGCTGTAATAGCCGGCAACGGTCTGCATGCGTTTCCTGAACCCTTTGACTTCAGGGGTTTTCCCGACAACGACAATTTCATCCAAGCCTGCCGCGCGGCTGGCAAAAATTATCGAGACCGCGTTCACTTCAGCAACCATCTTCACGAGCGCTGCCGCAGCGTCCTCTTTTTTGGATGATGAAAGCTTCGCAAAATTCGAGCCTGTCGCGCCGACCGGAACAACGCCTATGCCTTTGCCCATGATGTCGCCGACTGACAAATCGATTTTTTGCGCTCTGCCTTTTGCCGCAAGCGCCTCCAATTCAAAAACGTTTTTGGCGCCAAGCAGAAGACTTGCGAGGCCGAGCAGCGTTCCGCCGCCAACTCCGGTGCCGCCAAAATGCCTTGACTTCCCGTTCCGCATTTCAACTATGCAGGTGCCCGTGCCGAGGCTTGCAACCAAACAGCTCTTTTTGCCCGCAAGGAACGCGCCGCCCAGGCCGATCGCATCGATTTCGGAAACGTGCCTGACAGGAACGCCGAAAACCTTTTTGCCGTGCAATTGCATTGACCTTCCGCCGGTGACCGCAACCGCCCGTATTTTTTCAAACGGCATGCCGAGCGATTTCAGGAATTTTTGCATGCCGCGCACGGGCATTGCAGGAAAACTCCACGAACGCACGATTTTTCGTTTGCCGAACAGCACTATGTCAGTCGTCGAAGCGCCGAAGTCAATTCCCAAGACAAATAGTTTGCCCATTTATCAGTTTCAGCCCTTTACGCATTTTCCTGCACGAACTGCACCAGGAGCCTCACGCCGAATCCCGTCGCCCCGACCCAGGAGTATTGTTTCGGCGCCTTTTCGTTCCACGCAGTTCCCGCAATGTCCAAATGCACCCACGGCGTTTCGCCGACGAATTTTGAAAGGAAGCCCGATGAGACGATCATGTCCGCAAACATGCTTTTGCCCAGATTTCTTACATCCGCAACGTCGCTTTTCGTCTGCTCCTTGTATTCGTCATACAACGGCATTCTCCAGACGCGCTCGAAAATCTCCTGGCCGGTTTCAAACATTTTTTCCGCGAACTTGTCGTTGTTCGAAACCATGCCCGCGACAAAATCGTCGAAAGTGCCGATGCAGCTTCCCGTGAGGGTTGCCGCGTCAACAATGAGCTTGGGCTTGATTTTTTCCGACGTGAACGCAAGCGCGTCCGCGAGAATAAGCCTTCCCTCGGCGTCAGTGTCAGCCACTTCGACGGTTTTGCCGGAATAAGACTTGATTATGCTGCCCGGCTTGTAGGATTTCGCGCCGACCGCGTTTTCGACTATCGGCAAAACCGCGACGACGTTCACTTTCGCCTTCAGCTCAGCCAGGGATTTCACCGCCGCAAACATTGTTGCCGCGCCGGCCATGTCAAGCTTCATGTCCTTCATGTCCCTTGTCTTTATGTCCAAGCCGCCTGTGTCGAATGTTACCCCTTTGCCGACCAGAGCAATTTTGTCCTTTTTTGACTTGTTGCCGTTGTATTCCAATATGAGCATTCTTGGCGGGAATTCCGCGCCCTTGCCCACTGCAAGAATGAGGTTGAAGCCCTGCTTTGCAAGCTGTTGCGCCGTGAGTTCCCTGCATGAAACCCTCGCCCTTTTCGCCAAAGCCTTTATCTGCCTTGAAAACGTTTCGGTGTTCTTCTGCCAGGGGCTCTCGTTGACCATGTCGCGCACAAGGCAGACGTTGCTGCACACTATCGCGGTTTCCTTCACCGCCCTTTGCGCGGCGGCAATGTCCCCGGACTTCAGGATGACGGTAAAGGTTTTCACGTTGGAGCGCTCCTTCGCATCCTCAAGCAGATATTTGTCGAAACTGTAATGGCCGAGAATGGCGCCTTCAGTGATTGCCTGCAGTTCCTTTCCCTTTCCCTCGCCGAAGCCCTCAAGCGGGAACGCAACGGACGGATGCTCTATGCCGAGGCTTCTGCATGCCCTTGCAACGATTGCCGAAGCCTTGCGCAGCTTTTCAAGCGACAGCTCCTTCCTCTTGCCGAGGCCGAGCAAAAAAACGTTTTTTATTTTAGGAAGCGGTGCATTCGGAATGAGAAAGGCCTGGCCGTCCTTTCCTTCAAAGCCCTTTTTCGGAAGCGCCGCCTTGAACCTTGAAAAAAAGCCGTTGCCGGATTTTTTGAGTTCCTTCAGCTTTTCCTCTGAAACAAAAATTGCAAGCAGTTCAGTTTCCGCTTTTTCAAAATCCCCGGACTTGACGCGAACCTCGACCATCCAATACCACCTTCAAAAAAAGAAAGCCGCACATTTTTAAAAGCCAACATCATGCGGGAACGGAAACGGCAAGGTTGTCTATGAGCCTTGTCTTTCCGATGCGGCACGCGCAAAGCAAAACAGCCCCGCCTCGGATTTCCTTCAGCTCCGACAAATCCTTGGCATCGCGCACGGCGAAATACTCGGGCTTTGCCAGCGGCTCTTTCCCAAAAAAGCCTTTTGCAAAACCTTCAACCTCTGCGGGGCTTTTTTCGCCCGCCAGAATTTTTTCCTTTCCAGCGTTGAGCGCGCGGAACAAAACAGTTGCCGCTTTCCTCTCCCGCGCATCCAGGCGCGCGTTCCTGCTCGAAAGTGCCAAACCGTCTTTTTCGCGCACTGTCGGGCACACGACAACCGTGACAGGCAGGCTATGCGCGCGGACCATTTCTTTGACAACCAAAAACTGCTGATAATCCTTATGGCCGAAGTACGCCTTGCCCGGAGAAACAATTTCGAAAAGCCTTTTGACGACCGCGCACACGCCCGCAAAATGCCCCGGCCGGAATTTTCCCTCAAGCGTTTCCGCAACGGCGGGCGGCTTTACATCGGCATTGGTGCCGTGCGGATAGATTTCCTTTTCGGTTGGCGCGAAAACAAAATCAACTTTTTCCTTTTCCAGCAGGCCGAGGTCTCTTTGCAAATCGCGCGGATAATTTTTCAGATCGCTCTTGTCGTTGAACTGCATCGGATTCACAAAAATCGACACTACGCAAAAATCGTTTTCCTGCCGGCATTTGCGCACCAATGACAAATGGCCTTCGTGCAAGGCGCCCATTGTGGGAACGAAGCCGACGCTTTTTCCCGGCTCATTCAGACGGGCGGCAGCCGCACGCATTTCCTGCGCGGATTTTACGACCTGCATGGAATAAAGCTTGCGGAAAAAGGATTTTTTAATAGCTGTATTTTTTGCTTGGAAATTTCCCGCTTTTTACCTGATTGCCGAATTTTTCCGCTGCGCCGGAAATCTTTCCCCCGAGGTTGTCGAACCGCTTCACGAATTTCGGCTGGAAATCCGGCAGCAGGCCGAGAATGTCGTGCAGCACCAAAACCTGTCCATCACAGTGCCTTCCCGCGC
The sequence above is drawn from the Candidatus Diapherotrites archaeon genome and encodes:
- a CDS encoding DUF192 domain-containing protein, with the protein product MKSGVFAFFMLMLALSACVAPAQNKSTAAGACLENGKCIDIRIADSAQEREQGLMFEKSLPESGGMLFVFENEGPHAFWMKNTLIPLDIIWLDTEGKIVFMRENALPCREEPCETFFPDANARFVLETNSGFAEKNGLEKGRKISISIG
- a CDS encoding leucyl aminopeptidase, whose amino-acid sequence is MVEVRVKSGDFEKAETELLAIFVSEEKLKELKKSGNGFFSRFKAALPKKGFEGKDGQAFLIPNAPLPKIKNVFLLGLGKRKELSLEKLRKASAIVARACRSLGIEHPSVAFPLEGFGEGKGKELQAITEGAILGHYSFDKYLLEDAKERSNVKTFTVILKSGDIAAAQRAVKETAIVCSNVCLVRDMVNESPWQKNTETFSRQIKALAKRARVSCRELTAQQLAKQGFNLILAVGKGAEFPPRMLILEYNGNKSKKDKIALVGKGVTFDTGGLDIKTRDMKDMKLDMAGAATMFAAVKSLAELKAKVNVVAVLPIVENAVGAKSYKPGSIIKSYSGKTVEVADTDAEGRLILADALAFTSEKIKPKLIVDAATLTGSCIGTFDDFVAGMVSNNDKFAEKMFETGQEIFERVWRMPLYDEYKEQTKSDVADVRNLGKSMFADMIVSSGFLSKFVGETPWVHLDIAGTAWNEKAPKQYSWVGATGFGVRLLVQFVQENA
- a CDS encoding pantoate--beta-alanine ligase, translated to MQVVKSAQEMRAAAARLNEPGKSVGFVPTMGALHEGHLSLVRKCRQENDFCVVSIFVNPMQFNDKSDLKNYPRDLQRDLGLLEKEKVDFVFAPTEKEIYPHGTNADVKPPAVAETLEGKFRPGHFAGVCAVVKRLFEIVSPGKAYFGHKDYQQFLVVKEMVRAHSLPVTVVVCPTVREKDGLALSSRNARLDARERKAATVLFRALNAGKEKILAGEKSPAEVEGFAKGFFGKEPLAKPEYFAVRDAKDLSELKEIRGGAVLLCACRIGKTRLIDNLAVSVPA